The following proteins are encoded in a genomic region of Zea mays cultivar B73 chromosome 9, Zm-B73-REFERENCE-NAM-5.0, whole genome shotgun sequence:
- the LOC100272743 gene encoding THO complex subunit 4A isoform X2 has protein sequence MAETLDMTLDDIIKNNKKSNPSSRGARRSRGVSAPGGGTGGVGPTRRPFKRAGNRQAPYQPPKAPDAAWQHDMYPAVAAGGGGGGGRVSALETGAKLYISNLDFGVSNEDIKELFSELGDLKRFSINYDRSGRSKGTAEVVFARRSDAVAAVKKYDNVQLDGKPMKIEIVGTNTPAAAAAHPVPNGGHARNAARRLPALSGVWGRVSLSAKPYPHNMQRLELEPGTFRLQTCTKGCCSSRYVAA, from the exons ATGGCGGAGACGCTCGACATGACCCTCGACGACATCATCAAGAACAACAAGAAGAGTAACCCCTCGTCTCGCGGGGCCCGCCGCAGCCGCGGCGTATCCGCCCCTGGCGGCGGGACCGGCGGGGTCGGGCCGACCAGGCGCCCCTTTAAAAGGGCTGGGAACAGGCAGGCGCCCTACCAGCCGCCGAAG GCCCCCGACGCTGCGTGGCAGCACGACATGTACCCTGCGGTCGCcgcaggaggcggcggcggcggcgggagggTCTCGGCTCTCGAGACGGGCGCCAAGCTCTACATCTCCAACCTGGACTTTGGGGTTTCGAACGAGGATATTAAG GAGCTTTTCTCTGAGCTAGGTGATTTGAAGCGTTTTTCGATAAATTATGATCGAAGTGGGAGGTCTAAG GGAACAGCTGAAGTTGTATTTGCAAGGCGTTCTGATGCTGTAGCGGCGGTTAAGAAATATGACAATGTCCAACTTGATGGTAAGCCCATGAAGATAGAGATAGTTGGTACCAATACTCCAGCTGCAGCAGCTGCTCATCCAGTCCCTAATGGTGGTCATGCTAGGAATGCTGCGAGGAG gcttcccgcactgtccggggtctggggaagggtatctttaagcgccaagccttacccgcataatatgcagaggctAGAGCTCGAACCTGGGACCTTCCGGTTACAGACG TGCACCaaaggatgctgctccagcaggtaTGTCGCAGCATAG
- the LOC100272743 gene encoding THO complex subunit 4A isoform X1, with amino-acid sequence MAETLDMTLDDIIKNNKKSNPSSRGARRSRGVSAPGGGTGGVGPTRRPFKRAGNRQAPYQPPKAPDAAWQHDMYPAVAAGGGGGGGRVSALETGAKLYISNLDFGVSNEDIKELFSELGDLKRFSINYDRSGRSKGTAEVVFARRSDAVAAVKKYDNVQLDGKPMKIEIVGTNTPAAAAAHPVPNGGHARNAARSAPKDAAPAGMSQHRTHQRGGRRAAGSGGGRRGKERSKPKSTEELDADLEKYHADAMQTN; translated from the exons ATGGCGGAGACGCTCGACATGACCCTCGACGACATCATCAAGAACAACAAGAAGAGTAACCCCTCGTCTCGCGGGGCCCGCCGCAGCCGCGGCGTATCCGCCCCTGGCGGCGGGACCGGCGGGGTCGGGCCGACCAGGCGCCCCTTTAAAAGGGCTGGGAACAGGCAGGCGCCCTACCAGCCGCCGAAG GCCCCCGACGCTGCGTGGCAGCACGACATGTACCCTGCGGTCGCcgcaggaggcggcggcggcggcgggagggTCTCGGCTCTCGAGACGGGCGCCAAGCTCTACATCTCCAACCTGGACTTTGGGGTTTCGAACGAGGATATTAAG GAGCTTTTCTCTGAGCTAGGTGATTTGAAGCGTTTTTCGATAAATTATGATCGAAGTGGGAGGTCTAAG GGAACAGCTGAAGTTGTATTTGCAAGGCGTTCTGATGCTGTAGCGGCGGTTAAGAAATATGACAATGTCCAACTTGATGGTAAGCCCATGAAGATAGAGATAGTTGGTACCAATACTCCAGCTGCAGCAGCTGCTCATCCAGTCCCTAATGGTGGTCATGCTAGGAATGCTGCGAGGAG TGCACCaaaggatgctgctccagcaggtaTGTCGCAGCATAGAACCCATCAGAGGGGTGGGAGGCGTGCTGCTGGATCTGGTGGTGGTCGTCGTGGCAAAGAGCGCAGCAAGCCAAAGTCGACTGAAGAACTCGATGCTGATTTGGAGAAGTATCATGCTGATGCGATGCAGACCAACTAA
- the LOC100272743 gene encoding THO complex subunit 4A isoform X3, protein MAETLDMTLDDIIKNNKKSNPSSRGARRSRGVSAPGGGTGGVGPTRRPFKRAGNRQAPYQPPKAPDAAWQHDMYPAVAAGGGGGGGRVSALETGAKLYISNLDFGVSNEDIKELFSELGDLKRFSINYDRSGRSKGTAEVVFARRSDAVAAVKKYDNVQLDGKPMKIEIVGTNTPAAAAAHPVPNGGHARNAARSAVGFPHCPGSGEGYL, encoded by the exons ATGGCGGAGACGCTCGACATGACCCTCGACGACATCATCAAGAACAACAAGAAGAGTAACCCCTCGTCTCGCGGGGCCCGCCGCAGCCGCGGCGTATCCGCCCCTGGCGGCGGGACCGGCGGGGTCGGGCCGACCAGGCGCCCCTTTAAAAGGGCTGGGAACAGGCAGGCGCCCTACCAGCCGCCGAAG GCCCCCGACGCTGCGTGGCAGCACGACATGTACCCTGCGGTCGCcgcaggaggcggcggcggcggcgggagggTCTCGGCTCTCGAGACGGGCGCCAAGCTCTACATCTCCAACCTGGACTTTGGGGTTTCGAACGAGGATATTAAG GAGCTTTTCTCTGAGCTAGGTGATTTGAAGCGTTTTTCGATAAATTATGATCGAAGTGGGAGGTCTAAG GGAACAGCTGAAGTTGTATTTGCAAGGCGTTCTGATGCTGTAGCGGCGGTTAAGAAATATGACAATGTCCAACTTGATGGTAAGCCCATGAAGATAGAGATAGTTGGTACCAATACTCCAGCTGCAGCAGCTGCTCATCCAGTCCCTAATGGTGGTCATGCTAGGAATGCTGCGAGGAG TGccgtaggcttcccgcactgtccggggtctggggaagggtatctttaa
- the LOC100272743 gene encoding THO complex subunit 4A yields MAETLDMTLDDIIKNNKKSNPSSRGARRSRGVSAPGGGTGGVGPTRRPFKRAGNRQAPYQPPKAPDAAWQHDMYPAVAAGGGGGGGRVSALETGAKLYISNLDFGVSNEDIKELFSELGDLKRFSINYDRSGRSKGTAEVVFARRSDAVAAVKKYDNVQLDGKPMKIEIVGTNTPAAAAAHPVPNGGHARNAARRYISHLIIHPPSLSFVNIICSGMFGSIQND; encoded by the exons ATGGCGGAGACGCTCGACATGACCCTCGACGACATCATCAAGAACAACAAGAAGAGTAACCCCTCGTCTCGCGGGGCCCGCCGCAGCCGCGGCGTATCCGCCCCTGGCGGCGGGACCGGCGGGGTCGGGCCGACCAGGCGCCCCTTTAAAAGGGCTGGGAACAGGCAGGCGCCCTACCAGCCGCCGAAG GCCCCCGACGCTGCGTGGCAGCACGACATGTACCCTGCGGTCGCcgcaggaggcggcggcggcggcgggagggTCTCGGCTCTCGAGACGGGCGCCAAGCTCTACATCTCCAACCTGGACTTTGGGGTTTCGAACGAGGATATTAAG GAGCTTTTCTCTGAGCTAGGTGATTTGAAGCGTTTTTCGATAAATTATGATCGAAGTGGGAGGTCTAAG GGAACAGCTGAAGTTGTATTTGCAAGGCGTTCTGATGCTGTAGCGGCGGTTAAGAAATATGACAATGTCCAACTTGATGGTAAGCCCATGAAGATAGAGATAGTTGGTACCAATACTCCAGCTGCAGCAGCTGCTCATCCAGTCCCTAATGGTGGTCATGCTAGGAATGCTGCGAGGAGGTATATTTCTCATCTGATTATTCATCCTCCGTCCTTgtcatttgtcaatatcatttgtAGTGGCATGTTTGGCAGTATTCAAAATGACTAG
- the LOC100285088 gene encoding RHM1, which produces MATYEPKNILITGAAGFIASHVANRLVRNYPQYKIVVLDKIDYCSNLKNLNPSRSSPNFKFVKGDIASADLVNYLLITESIDTIMHFAAQTHVDNSFGNSFEFTKNNIYGTHVLLEACKVTGQIRRFIHVSTDEVYGETDEDAVVGNHEASQLLPTNPYSATKAGAEMLVMAYGRSYGLPVITTRGNNVYGPNQFPEKLIPKFILLAMQGLPLPIHGDGSNVRSYLYCEDVAEAFEVVLHKGEVGHVYNIGTVKERRVIDVAKDICKLFGLDTEKVIRFVENRPFNDQRYFLDDQKLKRLGWAERTPWEEGLKKTMEWYTTNPDYWGDVTGALLPHPRMLMTPGVERHNWAEEIKSLASSPAEASTIAPATSTKSISDAPQKPSYRFLIYGRTGWIGGLLGKICEKQGIPYEYGKGRLEERSQLLEDIRNVKPTHVFNAAGVTGRPNVDWCETHKQDTIRTNVVGTLNLADVCRKQGLLMINYATGCIFEYDAKHPEGSGIGFKEEDTPNFIGSFYSKTKAMVEELLKEYDNVCTLRVRMPISSDLSNPRNFITKIARYDKVVNIPNSMTILDELLPISIEMAKRDCRGIWNFTNPGAVSHNEILEMYKKYINPDFKWTNFTLEEQAKVIVAPRSNNEMDTSKLKAEFPQLLSIKDSLIKYVFEPNRKVPVN; this is translated from the exons ATGGCGACTTATGAGCCCAAGAACATTCTCATAACTGGTGCTGCTGGTTTCATTGCATCGCATGTCGCCAACCGTCTGGTCAGGAACTATCCCCAATACAAGATCGTTGTCCTTGACAAGATTGACTACTGCTCCAACCTAAAGAACCTCAATCCTTCACGGTCTTCACCAAATTTCAAATTTGTCAAGGGTGATATTGCAAGTGCTGACCTGGTGAATTACCTTCTGATCACCGAGTCAATTGACACCATCATGCACTTTGCTGCTCAGACGCATGTTGATAATTCTTTTGGCAATTCATTTGAGTTCACAAAAAACAATATATATGGCACCCATGTTCTTCTTGAGGCTTGCAAGGTTACTGGTCAGATCAGGAGGTTTATTCATGTCAGTACCGACGAGGTATATGGTGAAACTGATGAAGATGCTGTGGTTGGTAACCATGAGGCCTCACAGCTGCTTCCAACAAATCCATATTCAGCTACAAAGGCTGGGGCTGAAATGCTTGTGATGGCATACGGAAGGTCTTATGGTCTTCCTGTGATTACCACTCGTGGCAACAATGTGTATGGGCCAAATCAATTTCCTGAGAAACTCATTCCCAAATTCATTCTTTTGGCCATGCAAGGTCTGCCTCTTCCAATTCATGGAGATGGCTCCAACGTCAGGAGCTACCTGTACTGTGAGGATgtggccgaagcttttgaggtggTCCTTCACAAAGGAGAAGTTGGACATGTGTATAATATTGGTACTGTGAAGGAGAGGAGGGTGATTGATGTGGCCAAGGACATATGCAAGctctttggcttggatactgagaAAGTCATCAGGTTTGTTGAAAACAGGCCATTCAATGACCAGAGGTACTTCTTAGATGATCAGAAGCTAAAGAGATTGGGATGGGCAGAGCGCACACCATGGGAAGAGGGTTTGAAGAAGACGATGGAGTGGTACACCACCAATCCTGATTACTGGGGAGATGTCACTGGTGCGCTGCTTCCTCATCCAAGGATGTTGATGACTCCTGGAGTTGAAAGGCATAACTGGGCTGAAGAAATCAAGTCTCTGGCTTCTTCGCCAGCTGAAGCTAGTACAATAGCTCCAGCAACCAGTACCAAAAGCATCTCTGATGCCCCTCAGAAGCCTTCCTACAGGTTTTTAATCTATGGTAGGACTGGATGGATTGGTGGCCTCCTTGGAAAGATTTGTGAAAAGCAAGGGATACCATATGAGTATGGGAAAGGACGCTTGGAGGAGCGCTCTCAGCTGTTGGAGGACATTAGAAATGTGAAGCCAACTCATGTTTTCAATGCTGCCGGAGTCACTGGGAGACCAAATGTTGACTGGTGCGAGACCCATAAACAGGACACTATCCGCACCAATGTTGTAGGCACTTTGAATCTAGCTGATGTCTGTCGCAAGCAGGGTCTGCTCATGATTAATTATGCTACAGGCTGTATATTTGAGTATGATGCTAAGCACCCTGAAGGGTCTGGTATTGGCTTTAAAGAGGAAGACACGCCCAACTTTATTGGTTCCTTTTATTCCAAAACAAAAGCAATG GTGGAAGAGCTATTGAAGGAGTATGATAATGTCTGTACTCTTAGGGTCAGGATGCCTATATCATCAGATCTAAGCAACCCCCGTAATTTCATCACAAAGATAGCTCGTTACGACAAGGTGGTGAACATTCCCAACAGCATGACAATCTTGGATGAGCTTCTGCCTATCTCCATTGAGATGGCGAAACGGGACTGCAGGGGCATATGGAACTTCACCAACCCTGGCGCTGTAAGCCACAACGAGATTCTAGAGATGTACAAGAAATACATCAATCCTGATTTCAAGTGGACCAACTTCACACTCGAAGAGCAGGCCAAGGTGATAGTCGCGCCTAGAAGCAACAACGAGATGGACACGTCGAAACTGAAGGCTGAGTTCCCTCAGCTTCTGTCCATCAAGGATTCTTTGATCAAGTACGTCTTTGAGCCCAACAGGAAGGTTCCTGTTAATTGA